One genomic segment of Pseudonocardia sp. T1-2H includes these proteins:
- a CDS encoding glutamate ABC transporter substrate-binding protein, translated as MKKLRILAAGVLAGCLALTACGQSGSPGASAPVVSETAEANVTVAGSPTFDAMKARDGVVIGVKDDQPGLGFKDATTGQYSGFDIEIARLVAAKLGFGADKITYKTVPSAAREDTIARGEVDYYVGTYTINDNRKKLVSFAGPYFVAGQSLLVRADDTTITGKDTLKGKKVCSVTGSTPIQRVREQGLTDQIVEFQTYTQCVDQLLSNQVDAVTTDDAILKGYAAQQPDKLKVVGETFSQEPYGIGLNKDDAALRNKINDILQASYDDGTWQKIYDETLGKSGSPASPPALQRY; from the coding sequence ATGAAGAAGTTGCGCATCCTGGCGGCCGGCGTCCTCGCCGGCTGTCTGGCCCTCACCGCCTGCGGGCAGTCCGGCAGCCCGGGCGCCTCCGCGCCCGTGGTCTCCGAGACGGCCGAGGCCAACGTCACGGTCGCCGGCTCCCCCACCTTCGACGCGATGAAGGCGCGCGACGGGGTCGTCATCGGGGTCAAGGACGACCAGCCCGGCCTGGGCTTCAAGGACGCCACGACCGGCCAGTACTCGGGCTTCGACATCGAGATCGCGCGCCTCGTCGCCGCGAAGCTCGGCTTCGGCGCGGACAAGATCACTTACAAGACGGTCCCCTCCGCCGCCCGCGAGGACACCATCGCCCGCGGTGAGGTCGACTACTACGTCGGCACCTACACCATCAACGACAACCGCAAGAAGCTCGTGTCGTTCGCCGGCCCGTACTTCGTGGCGGGGCAGAGCCTGCTCGTCCGCGCGGACGACACCACGATCACCGGCAAGGACACCCTGAAGGGCAAGAAGGTCTGCTCCGTCACCGGCTCCACCCCGATCCAGCGGGTGCGCGAGCAGGGCCTGACCGACCAGATCGTCGAGTTCCAGACCTACACCCAGTGCGTGGACCAGCTGCTGTCGAACCAGGTCGACGCGGTCACCACGGACGACGCGATCCTCAAGGGCTACGCCGCGCAGCAGCCGGACAAGCTCAAGGTCGTCGGTGAGACGTTCTCGCAGGAGCCCTACGGCATCGGTCTGAACAAGGACGACGCCGCCCTCCGGAACAAGATCAACGACATCCTGCAGGCCTCGTACGACGACGGCACCTGGCAGAAGATCTACGACGAGACGCTCGGCAAGTCCGGCTCCCCGGCCTCGCCGCCCGCGCTCCAGCGGTACTGA
- a CDS encoding sensor histidine kinase, translating into MRARLLVIVCVLVGLLAVGLGVPLAIADARAEQQTLFTDRLTDTIFFASRAQRPITEDSAVGLAEELARYDEVYGVAVTIVDRSERVVAASRSDPPVLDAEGRTRLQVALASRRSASYPLLLPWDTRPIVLAEPVLVDGEVRGAAVTVSPTGPLRERELRVWSLVAAAVLVALCLGVLVAVPLTRWILRPVRRLDEGTGRVARSVLAGRPAEPVSDGTGPPELRRLTASFDRMAETVTQALAAQRAFVADASHQLRNPLTALRLRLSNLEGRVPPEAAEEHFAALEEAERLSGVLDGLLALARAERDSSGDSGAVTEIDRAVDDRLDAWRPLAEHTGLRLLRGGARGLWVRMAPGGIETLLDALLDNAIKFTPAGGSITVSVRPVRTEDTEADPTVDIAVLDSGPGMDPDELERATDRFWRGPGQSNVEGTGLGLAIAARTAELSGGALRLELPRGGGLRVTARLPRAPHAAAPAQASLDSR; encoded by the coding sequence GTGCGGGCCCGGCTGCTGGTGATCGTGTGCGTGCTCGTCGGGCTGCTCGCCGTCGGGCTCGGGGTGCCGCTCGCGATCGCCGACGCGCGCGCCGAGCAGCAGACCCTGTTCACGGACCGGCTGACGGACACGATCTTCTTCGCCTCGCGCGCCCAGCGGCCGATCACCGAGGACAGCGCGGTCGGGCTGGCCGAGGAGCTGGCGCGCTACGACGAGGTCTACGGCGTCGCGGTGACGATCGTGGACCGCAGCGAACGGGTCGTCGCCGCCTCCCGGTCCGACCCGCCGGTGCTGGACGCGGAGGGGCGGACCCGGTTGCAGGTGGCGCTGGCCAGCCGCCGCTCCGCGTCCTACCCGCTGCTCCTGCCGTGGGACACCCGGCCGATCGTGCTGGCCGAACCCGTGCTCGTCGACGGCGAGGTGCGCGGCGCCGCCGTCACCGTCTCGCCGACCGGGCCGCTGCGGGAGCGCGAGCTGAGGGTCTGGTCGCTGGTGGCGGCGGCCGTGCTGGTGGCGCTGTGCCTGGGTGTGCTCGTCGCCGTCCCGCTGACCCGCTGGATCCTGCGCCCGGTCCGCCGGCTCGACGAGGGCACCGGCCGGGTCGCCCGCTCCGTGCTGGCCGGGCGGCCCGCCGAACCGGTCTCGGACGGCACCGGCCCGCCCGAGCTGCGCCGGCTCACCGCGTCGTTCGACCGGATGGCCGAGACGGTGACCCAGGCGCTCGCCGCCCAGCGCGCGTTCGTCGCGGACGCGAGCCACCAGCTCCGCAACCCGCTGACCGCGTTGCGCCTGCGGCTGTCCAACCTCGAGGGCCGGGTGCCGCCGGAGGCCGCGGAGGAGCATTTCGCGGCGCTGGAGGAGGCGGAGCGGCTCTCCGGCGTCCTCGACGGGCTGCTGGCCCTGGCCCGCGCGGAACGGGACTCGAGCGGGGACTCCGGCGCCGTCACCGAGATCGACCGCGCCGTCGACGACCGGCTCGACGCCTGGCGCCCGCTCGCCGAGCACACCGGGCTGCGGCTGCTCCGGGGCGGCGCCCGCGGGCTGTGGGTGCGGATGGCGCCCGGCGGCATCGAGACGCTGCTGGACGCGCTGCTGGACAACGCGATCAAGTTCACGCCGGCCGGCGGCTCGATCACCGTGTCGGTGCGCCCGGTGCGGACCGAGGACACCGAGGCCGACCCCACGGTCGACATCGCCGTGCTGGACTCCGGGCCCGGGATGGACCCGGACGAGCTGGAGCGGGCGACGGACCGGTTCTGGCGCGGCCCGGGCCAGAGCAACGTCGAGGGCACCGGGCTGGGGCTGGCGATCGCGGCGCGCACCGCGGAACTGTCCGGGGGTGCGCTGCGCCTCGAGCTGCCGCGCGGAGGGGGTCTGCGGGTCACCGCGCGGCTGCCCCGGGCCCCGCACGCCGCGGCCCCGGCTCAGGCGTCCTTGGACTCCCGGTAG
- a CDS encoding amino acid ABC transporter permease, with translation MNVLFDNLSLYGSGFLGTIELFLVSAVGSLILGTILAGARVSPVPVLRSFGTLYVNTIRNTPLTLVLFFFAFAYPRLEIADISFFWRACIGLTLYTSAFVCEVVRSGINTVPVGQAEASRALGFTFGQTMTEVVMPQAIRSVVPPLTNVQIALLKNTTIAAGFSVLEAGGIYANLSERGYNVFVGLLWVALGFLVLVLPLTLLQRNLDRRWSTAR, from the coding sequence GTGAACGTCCTGTTCGACAACCTGAGCCTCTACGGGAGCGGGTTCCTCGGCACGATCGAGCTCTTCCTCGTCTCGGCCGTCGGCTCCCTGATCCTCGGGACGATCCTGGCCGGCGCCCGGGTGAGTCCCGTTCCGGTCCTGCGCTCCTTCGGCACCCTGTACGTCAACACGATCCGGAACACGCCGCTCACGCTGGTGCTGTTCTTCTTCGCGTTCGCCTACCCCCGGCTCGAGATCGCCGACATCTCGTTCTTCTGGCGCGCCTGCATCGGGTTGACCCTCTACACGTCGGCGTTCGTGTGCGAGGTCGTCCGCTCGGGCATCAACACCGTGCCGGTCGGGCAGGCGGAGGCCTCGCGCGCGCTCGGCTTCACCTTCGGCCAGACGATGACCGAGGTCGTCATGCCGCAGGCCATCCGCTCGGTCGTCCCGCCGCTGACCAACGTCCAGATCGCGCTGCTCAAGAACACCACGATCGCCGCCGGCTTCTCGGTGCTCGAGGCGGGAGGCATCTACGCCAACCTCTCCGAACGCGGCTACAACGTGTTCGTCGGCCTGCTCTGGGTGGCGCTCGGCTTCCTCGTCCTGGTCCTGCCGCTGACGCTGCTGCAGCGCAACCTGGACCGGCGCTGGAGCACGGCCCGATGA
- a CDS encoding amino acid ABC transporter ATP-binding protein — translation MISMSGVDKHFGDLHVLRDINLEVDAGQVVVVLGPSGSGKSTLCRAINRLEPIDNGTIAIDGEELPAEGRALAALRADVGMVFQSFNLFAHKTILENVMLAPLKVRKASKADAEKKALALLERVGIANQKDKYPAQLSGGQQQRVAIARALAMDPKVMLFDEPTSALDPEMVNEVLEVMTGLAADGMTMVVVTHEMGFARRAANRVLFMADGEIVEDATPDAFFTNPTSDRAKDFLGKILTH, via the coding sequence ATGATCTCGATGTCGGGTGTGGACAAGCACTTCGGCGACCTGCACGTGCTCCGCGACATCAACCTCGAGGTCGACGCGGGGCAGGTCGTGGTGGTGCTCGGGCCCTCGGGATCGGGCAAGTCCACCCTCTGCCGTGCCATCAACCGGCTCGAACCGATCGACAACGGCACGATCGCGATCGACGGCGAGGAGCTCCCGGCCGAGGGCAGGGCGCTCGCGGCGCTCCGGGCGGACGTCGGCATGGTGTTCCAGAGCTTCAACCTCTTCGCCCACAAGACGATCCTCGAGAACGTCATGCTGGCCCCGCTCAAGGTCCGCAAGGCGAGCAAGGCCGACGCCGAGAAGAAGGCGCTCGCGCTGCTCGAGCGGGTCGGGATCGCGAACCAGAAGGACAAGTACCCGGCGCAGCTCTCCGGCGGCCAGCAGCAGCGCGTGGCGATCGCCCGCGCGCTGGCCATGGACCCGAAGGTGATGCTCTTCGACGAGCCCACCTCGGCGCTGGACCCCGAGATGGTCAACGAGGTCCTCGAGGTCATGACGGGTCTGGCCGCGGACGGCATGACCATGGTCGTGGTCACCCACGAGATGGGCTTCGCCCGCCGCGCCGCGAACCGGGTGCTCTTCATGGCGGACGGCGAGATCGTCGAGGACGCCACGCCCGACGCCTTCTTCACCAACCCCACGAGCGACCGCGCCAAGGACTTCCTCGGCAAGATCCTCACGCATTGA
- a CDS encoding S9 family peptidase: MVIHGGPTSSAVPVLSVNVQYWTSRGFGVVDVNYGGSTGFGRAYRDLLKGAWGVVDVADCLAAARWLAEQGRVDGTRLAIRGGSAGGYTTLAALARKDTPFAAGADHYGVADLEALAADTHKFESRYLDGLLGPYPEARDVYVERSPIHHVELLTRPLIVLQGSEDAVVPPNQSEAIVGALRARKVPVAYLVFEGEQHGFRRAENIRRALEAELSFYAQVFGFGLPEAEGIEPVVVENL, from the coding sequence GTGGTGATCCACGGCGGCCCGACGTCGTCCGCGGTGCCGGTGCTGTCGGTGAACGTGCAGTACTGGACGAGCCGCGGGTTCGGCGTCGTCGACGTCAACTACGGGGGTTCGACGGGCTTCGGCCGCGCCTACCGGGACCTGCTGAAGGGAGCCTGGGGCGTCGTCGACGTCGCCGACTGCCTGGCCGCCGCGCGCTGGCTCGCCGAGCAGGGCCGGGTCGACGGCACCCGGCTCGCTATCCGCGGCGGCTCGGCCGGCGGCTACACGACCCTGGCCGCCCTGGCCCGCAAGGACACGCCCTTCGCGGCGGGGGCGGACCACTACGGCGTCGCGGACCTGGAGGCGCTGGCCGCGGACACGCACAAGTTCGAGAGCCGCTACCTCGACGGCCTGCTCGGCCCGTACCCCGAGGCCCGCGACGTCTACGTGGAGCGCTCGCCGATTCACCATGTCGAGCTCCTCACCCGGCCGCTGATCGTGCTGCAGGGCTCCGAGGACGCGGTCGTCCCGCCGAACCAGTCCGAGGCGATCGTCGGCGCCCTGCGGGCCCGCAAGGTGCCCGTCGCGTACCTGGTGTTCGAGGGGGAGCAGCACGGCTTCCGGCGCGCCGAGAACATCCGCCGCGCGCTGGAGGCCGAGCTGTCCTTCTACGCCCAGGTCTTCGGCTTCGGGCTGCCGGAGGCCGAGGGGATCGAGCCGGTGGTGGTGGAGAACCTCTGA
- a CDS encoding TAXI family TRAP transporter solute-binding subunit has protein sequence MPPPRALPRRTVLRAAGGLGLLAGLGVAGCGAPFADRRLPIAAGVAQGVYSRLGTTLSEIWREDLHLSTAPEVLATFGSPDNLARLTAGTAEVAFSQVDTAAELIGTVPADGPRALRGLARIYDDALHVVIRRDAPYLRLADLRGARVSIGPQTSGYRVIAQRVLAAAGLDAARDLTPSELGLQDACDALRAGTIDAFFWSGGLPTTGIATLAQELPVRLLDLGDDLPAVRERHPVYSSGTVPASTYGIGEAVSTLLTRNILLVPASMEDDLAEALVHSLFNEQQRLSEAGPAAVTIDARTAIGTQPVPLHPGAERFYRESKDA, from the coding sequence GTGCCGCCGCCCCGCGCCCTCCCCCGCCGGACGGTGCTGCGTGCCGCGGGTGGGCTCGGGCTGCTGGCCGGCCTCGGCGTCGCCGGGTGCGGGGCGCCGTTCGCGGACCGCCGGCTGCCCATCGCCGCCGGGGTCGCCCAGGGCGTCTACTCCCGGCTCGGGACGACGCTGTCCGAGATCTGGCGCGAGGACCTGCACCTGTCCACCGCGCCCGAGGTGCTCGCGACGTTCGGCTCGCCGGACAACCTCGCCCGGCTGACGGCCGGCACGGCGGAGGTCGCGTTCAGCCAGGTCGACACGGCCGCGGAGCTGATCGGGACCGTCCCCGCCGACGGGCCGCGGGCCCTGCGCGGCCTGGCCCGGATCTACGACGACGCGCTGCACGTCGTGATCCGCCGGGACGCGCCCTACCTGCGGCTCGCGGACCTGCGCGGCGCCCGGGTCTCCATCGGCCCGCAGACCTCGGGCTACCGGGTCATCGCCCAGCGCGTGCTCGCGGCCGCGGGCCTGGACGCCGCCCGGGACCTCACGCCGTCCGAGCTCGGGCTCCAGGACGCCTGCGACGCCCTGCGCGCGGGCACGATCGACGCGTTCTTCTGGTCCGGCGGCCTGCCGACGACCGGGATCGCGACCCTGGCCCAGGAGCTGCCGGTCCGGTTGCTGGACCTCGGCGACGACCTGCCGGCCGTCCGCGAGCGGCACCCCGTCTACTCCTCCGGCACCGTCCCGGCCTCGACGTACGGGATCGGCGAGGCGGTCAGCACGCTACTCACGCGCAACATCCTGCTGGTCCCGGCCTCGATGGAGGACGACCTGGCGGAGGCCCTGGTGCACTCCCTGTTCAACGAGCAGCAGCGGCTCTCCGAGGCGGGCCCCGCGGCCGTCACCATCGACGCACGGACGGCGATCGGCACCCAGCCCGTTCCCCTGCACCCGGGGGCCGAACGCTTCTACCGGGAGTCCAAGGACGCCTGA
- a CDS encoding amino acid ABC transporter permease → MTAVLYDIPGPKARARNTILGVVGTAVVLAIVGFVIYRFIATGQFEGRLWSWITYVNIQYLLLEALWNTVSAFAVAAVLSLVFGAVFAAGRLSEHAWLSRPSVAIIELFRAVPLLVLIFILFFGVSRGLGIDIPAYWAVVLGLMLYNGSVLAEVFRAGIRALPKGQSEAAYALGMRKTQVMTNVLLPQSLRAMLPTILSQLVVVLKDTALGYIILYPELLYQARFLGSQGQLGAPILQVALVVAVIYIAMCLILSGLSKLLERRLRKSPKASATDPKAMADGKNEVNAAQAQAGGGTAF, encoded by the coding sequence GTGACCGCCGTCCTCTATGACATCCCGGGCCCGAAGGCCCGGGCCCGCAACACGATCCTCGGCGTCGTCGGCACCGCTGTCGTCCTCGCGATCGTCGGGTTCGTGATCTACCGCTTCATCGCGACCGGCCAGTTCGAGGGCCGGCTGTGGAGCTGGATCACCTACGTCAACATCCAGTACCTCCTGCTCGAGGCGCTCTGGAACACGGTCTCGGCCTTCGCGGTGGCGGCCGTCCTGTCGCTCGTGTTCGGCGCGGTGTTCGCCGCCGGCCGGCTCTCCGAGCACGCATGGCTCAGCCGGCCGTCGGTCGCGATCATCGAGCTGTTCCGGGCCGTGCCGCTGCTGGTGCTGATCTTCATCCTGTTCTTCGGTGTGTCCCGCGGACTCGGCATCGACATCCCGGCCTACTGGGCCGTCGTGCTGGGCCTGATGCTCTACAACGGCTCGGTGCTCGCCGAGGTGTTCCGCGCGGGCATCCGCGCGCTGCCGAAGGGGCAGAGCGAGGCGGCGTACGCGCTGGGTATGCGCAAGACGCAGGTGATGACGAACGTCCTGCTCCCGCAGTCCCTGCGCGCGATGCTGCCGACGATCCTCAGCCAGCTGGTCGTCGTTCTGAAGGACACCGCGCTCGGGTACATCATCCTGTACCCCGAGCTGCTCTACCAGGCGCGCTTCCTCGGCAGCCAGGGTCAGCTCGGGGCACCGATCCTGCAGGTCGCGCTGGTGGTCGCGGTCATCTACATCGCGATGTGCCTGATCCTCTCCGGGCTGTCGAAGCTGCTGGAGAGGCGCCTGCGGAAGAGCCCGAAGGCGTCGGCCACCGACCCGAAGGCGATGGCCGACGGGAAGAACGAGGTCAACGCCGCCCAGGCGCAAGCCGGCGGGGGCACAGCTTTCTGA
- a CDS encoding response regulator transcription factor has translation MHILLVEDDDRIAAALRPALHRHGMTTTRLDRGRGVVDHLGGVDVVLLDLGLPDVDGVDVCRAIRDVSEVPVIVVSARGEVDDRILGLHSGADDYVVKPYDVGELVARMHAVQRRRGTAAGPAPDVVAIDGVRIDLGRHAVSVDGRDVALTRKEFQVLALLAGAKGAVCTRNRIVAEVWGRSWPGANRTLDVHVATLRTKLGRPELVQTVRGVGYRLGPGRTGGAGRDVG, from the coding sequence GTGCACATCCTGCTCGTGGAGGACGACGACCGCATCGCGGCGGCCCTGCGGCCGGCCCTGCACCGGCACGGGATGACGACGACCCGGCTGGACCGCGGCCGCGGCGTCGTCGACCACCTCGGCGGCGTCGACGTCGTGTTGCTGGACCTCGGCCTGCCGGACGTCGACGGCGTCGACGTGTGCCGGGCGATCCGCGACGTCAGCGAGGTCCCGGTGATCGTGGTGTCCGCCCGCGGCGAGGTCGACGACCGGATCCTCGGCCTGCACTCCGGCGCGGACGACTACGTGGTCAAGCCCTACGACGTCGGCGAGCTGGTGGCCCGGATGCACGCCGTGCAGCGCCGCCGGGGCACCGCCGCGGGGCCGGCCCCGGACGTCGTCGCGATCGACGGGGTGCGGATCGACCTCGGCCGCCACGCGGTCTCGGTCGACGGCCGCGACGTCGCGCTGACCCGCAAGGAGTTCCAGGTCCTGGCCCTGCTGGCCGGGGCGAAGGGGGCGGTCTGCACGCGCAACCGGATCGTCGCCGAGGTGTGGGGGCGCAGCTGGCCGGGCGCCAACCGGACCCTCGACGTGCACGTCGCGACCCTGCGCACGAAGCTCGGCCGCCCGGAGCTGGTCCAGACCGTGCGCGGCGTCGGGTACCGGCTGGGCCCGGGACGGACCGGCGGCGCGGGCCGGGACGTGGGCTGA